From Vicinamibacteria bacterium, a single genomic window includes:
- a CDS encoding tetratricopeptide repeat protein produces the protein MILHHIIELEPGSPAANLLLGDAYYRIGELARAEAIWREEYSRSPETHERDMFEIALALIATERGGVEEGRRVLEKYRGTPYRDLTHLTEIAALLGDVAYVVDRVESHPGRNYRWLIEEPKLEALAGRATPRRRSTLSS, from the coding sequence GTGATACTGCACCACATAATCGAGCTTGAGCCCGGGAGCCCCGCGGCCAATCTCCTCCTGGGTGATGCCTACTATCGAATCGGTGAGCTCGCGCGAGCGGAAGCGATCTGGCGAGAGGAGTATTCCCGCTCACCCGAAACCCACGAGAGAGACATGTTCGAGATCGCGCTCGCCCTCATCGCAACCGAGCGAGGCGGGGTCGAAGAGGGGCGGCGCGTCCTGGAGAAGTATCGCGGCACCCCATATCGGGACCTGACCCATTTGACCGAGATCGCGGCCCTGCTGGGTGACGTTGCCTATGTCGTCGATCGTGTGGAGAGCCACCCGGGAAGGAACTACCGGTGGCTCATCGAGGAGCCCAAGCTCGAGGCGCTCGCCGGGCGGGCGACGCCACGACGACGCTCCACGCTGTCCTCGTGA